CAATTCCCCAATCATCACAACAACGTAGTAAATTTTTCAGCGCATCTACACCAGCTTTATGACCCATAATCCGGGGAAGACCTTGACGCTTAGCCCATCGACCATTGCCATCCATAATGACTGCAACGTGTCTGGGCAAGAATTCTTGTTTCAAGTCAGAGGGCAAATCTCGTAGTTCAGTGTGTTGTGCTGTCATTTTTTATCTCGTCGCGAAGCGGTCGATGGTAATCCGAGTAAACGTGAAATGAGTGCTAGTACCTTACTACGAATTTGACGACCCAAACTTAACAAACCAGGAGCACCAGGTTCGCGATCCACATTTGGAGAAAAGCGAGTATCGAGAGACTCTTTGAGCTTTGTGATCGTCAGCGGTCTATTTAAGGTACCTCGTTCCGCTAAGGAAATAGAACCCGTTTCTTCTGATACAACGACACAAATGCAATTTTCGACCCGCTCAGTAATTCCCATCGCCGCTCGGTGGCGTGTTCCCAACTGGCGTGAGGCTGTGCGTCCCGATAGCGGTAAGATTATACCTGATGCCACAATCCGTGAGCCACGAATTAACGTCGCCCCATCGTGTAATAAAGTTTTCGGCTGAAAAATTGTCTGTATAAGTTCCTTTGACACTTCGGCATTCAGCTTTACTCCTGGCACAGAAAAATCCCGCTCATCAATAGGACCAGTGGTTTCCAAAATGAGCAAAGCTCCAATTCGATTTTTTGACAGTTCTCTAACAGCATCAACAATTTCATCAATGACACTATTGTATTTGGGAACCGCCAGACGGGATGGTTGAAACAACTGCTGGAATTCACCGCGTCCTAATTGTTCCAAAAATCGGCGGAACTCTGATTGTAGAGCAACCGCCATTGCCACAGCACAGCCAATTACTAACTTTTCCAGTACAAAGTTCAGCAATAGTAGATGCAATCTGCTGCTGATTGCTGATGCGAGCATCAGAACAATAAATCCTCTAACCATCCACAATGTCCGGCGCTCATTAATAATGATAAGTATCATGTACGTGAGCGCCAGTACTAACCCTATATCCAGAGTCCCAATCAGCAAGGACTGTGACCTTTCTAGGTTTGTCAGCCATTGCGTCCACCAATCTCCCATGACTCTGGATTTAACCTTTTGCCTCTAATAAAGTGAATCAACAGTTAACAGCTCATAGCGTGATTAATTAATGAATGCCACTTGCGTGCTTTCTATAGTCTACTTACACAGGCTTTCCCCGAAAGCATTGCTTTTGTGTTCCTGTTTACCTGCTTCTTCTGGCAGGAGCTAATATCCTACGCGAAGAGACGCTTGCGCGTATGCTTTTGGCGTACGCTTGCGCCTACGGCAATTGCGCTACTGTCGGGAAACCCGTAAAAGTTTACCCTGAGCGCAGCCGAAGGGCACACTGCCTAATTCC
This portion of the Brasilonema sennae CENA114 genome encodes:
- the cdaA gene encoding diadenylate cyclase CdaA, with product MGDWWTQWLTNLERSQSLLIGTLDIGLVLALTYMILIIINERRTLWMVRGFIVLMLASAISSRLHLLLLNFVLEKLVIGCAVAMAVALQSEFRRFLEQLGRGEFQQLFQPSRLAVPKYNSVIDEIVDAVRELSKNRIGALLILETTGPIDERDFSVPGVKLNAEVSKELIQTIFQPKTLLHDGATLIRGSRIVASGIILPLSGRTASRQLGTRHRAAMGITERVENCICVVVSEETGSISLAERGTLNRPLTITKLKESLDTRFSPNVDREPGAPGLLSLGRQIRSKVLALISRLLGLPSTASRRDKK